In one window of Macadamia integrifolia cultivar HAES 741 chromosome 2, SCU_Mint_v3, whole genome shotgun sequence DNA:
- the LOC122065024 gene encoding putative F-box protein At4g22180: MEQRKKNESCPEWSKLPDHITEMIADRLSFPDILRFASVCVPWRWVAAEVSRRRRLCSYQYPPLVMFDYNFEKGFYGFFNFQESRVYWIDIPEAPAKRCLGCSQGWLVLLDPCLIFLLNPFTKTRIDLPIFEEPQHCLNFEKVILFPNPIDHTSMEMNKDWLVVALDAYMQLFFCRPGDKSWRSMPLKPHGKTHFFGSLVFYKGRLYSLSEKGKLWFRNLTVEGLNGSANKCGVAFPVDVFDYNVDYSIECYLVESQGNLLLVIRFMKKEPRRTFRFLIFKLLESNDSNNPNGSYAWERQMNLDDDQALFVSRYCSKSVSFSSKEYSGLQGNSIYFTDDAYYKFEKREYPEMGIYHIDNGRVERCLPMDLYPFENLSIWITPSI, encoded by the coding sequence atggagcagaggaagaagaacgaAAGTTGCCCAGAATGGAGTAAACTTCCCGATCACATCACGGAAATGATAGCAGACCGTCTCAGCTTCCCCGACATTCTCCGTTTCGCTTCAGTGTGCGTGCCCTGGAGATGGGTCGCAGCGGAAGTCTCAAGACGTCGTCGTCTCTGCTCTTACCAATACCCACCTCTGGTAATGTTCGATTACAATTTCGAAAAGGGTTTCTACGGTTTCTTTAATTTCCAGGAGAGTAGGGTTTACTGGATTGATATACCCGAAGCCCCTGCCAAACGATGCCTCGGTTGCTCCCAGGGCTGGTTAGTTCTGCTTGATCCCTGTTTGATTTTTCTCCTGAACCCTTTCACCAAAACCCGCATTGATTTGCCAATTTTTGAAGAGCCCCAGCACTGTTTGAATTTCGAGAAGGTGATATTGTTTCCCAATCCTATTGATCATACTTCAATGGAGATGAATAAAGATTGGTTGGTTGTTGCATTGGACGCTTATATGCAACTCTTCTTTTGTAGACCCGGAGATAAGTCATGGAGATCCATGCCGTTGAAACCTCACGGCAAAACTCATTTCTTTGGTAGTCTTGTATTTTACAAAGGACGCTTATATTCATTGTCCGAAAAGGGTAAGCTTTGGTTTCGTAATTTGACAGTTGAAGGTCTCAATGGCAGTGCCAATAAATGCGGAGTTGCTTTCCCTGTAGATGTCTTTGATTATAACGTTGATTACTCCATAGAATGCTATCTGGTGGAGTCCCAAGGGAACTTATTACTGGTTATAAGGTTCATGAAAAAGGAGCCTAGAAGAACTTTCAGATTCTTAATATTCAAGCTTCTGGAAAGCAATGACAGTAACAACCCGAATGGTAGTTATGCTTGGGAAAGGCAAATGAATTTGGATGATGATCAAGCATTGTTTGTCTCCAGATATTGTTCCAAATCAGTCTCATTCTCATCTAAGGAATACTCTGGATTGCAAGGGAACTCAATTTACTTCACTGATGATGCTTACTATAAATTTGAGAAGAGAGAGTATCCTGAAATGGGCATTTACCATATTGATAACGGTAGGGTGGAACGATGCCTTCCAATGGATTTATATCCATTTGAGAATTTAAGCATTTGGATCACACCCTCAATTTGA
- the LOC122065035 gene encoding putative F-box protein At4g22180 — MEQRKKNESRPEWSKLPDHITEMIADRLSFPDILRFASVCVPWRWVAAEISRRRRRLCSYQFQPLVMFDYNFEKGFYGFFNFQESRVYWIDIPEAPAKRCLGCSQGWLVLLDPCVALSFLLNPFTKTRIYLPIFEEPHTCLNFEKVILFPNPIDHTSMEMNKDWLVVALDAYMQLFFCKIGDKSWRSMPLQPHGKAHFFGSLVFYKGRLYSLSEKGKLWFRNLTVEGFSGNASKCGVAFPVDVIDYNVDYSIECYLVESQGNLLLVIRFMKKEPRRTFRFLIFKLLESNDSNDSNGSYVWERQMNLDDDQALFVSRYCSKSVSLSSKEYFGLQGNSIYFTDDAYYKFEKREYPEMGIYHFDNGRVERCLPMDLYPFDNLSIWITPSI, encoded by the coding sequence atggagcagaggaagaagaacgaAAGTCGTCCAGAGTGGAGTAAACTTCCCGATCACATCACGGAAATGATAGCAGACCGTCTCAGCTTCCCCGATATTCTCCGTTTCGCTTCAGTGTGCGTGCCCTGGAGATGGGTCGCAGCGGAAATCTCAAGACGTCGTCGTCGTCTGTGTTCTTACCAATTCCAACCTCTGGTAATGTTCGATTACAATTTCGAAAAGGGTTTCTACGGTTTCTTTAATTTCCAGGAGAGTAGGGTTTACTGGATCGATATACCCGAAGCCCCTGCCAAACGATGCCTCGGTTGCTCCCAGGGCTGGTTAGTTCTGCTTGATCCCTGTGTCGCTTTGAGTTTTCTCCTGAACCCCTTCACGAAAACCCGCATTTATTTGCCAATTTTTGAAGAGCCCCACACCTGTTTGAATTTCGAGAAGGTGATATTGTTTCCCAATCCTATTGATCATACTTCAATGGAGATGAATAAAGATTGGTTGGTTGTTGCATTGGACGCTTATATGCAActcttcttctgtaaaatcgGAGATAAGTCATGGAGATCCATGCCGTTGCAACCTCACGGCAAAGCTCATTTCTTTGGTAGTCTTGTATTTTACAAAGGACGCTTATATTCTTTGTCCGAAAAGGGTAAGCTTTGGTTTCGTAATTTGACAGTTGAAGGTTTCAGTGGCAATGCCAGTAAATGTGGAGTTGCTTTCCCTGTAGATGTCATTGATTATAACGTTGATTACTCCATAGAATGCTATCTGGTGGAATCCCAAGGGAACTTATTACTGGTTATAAGGTTCATGAAAAAGGAGCCTAGAAGAACTTTCAGATTCTTAATATTCAAGCTTCTGGAAAGCAATGACAGTAACGACTCGAATGGTAGTTATGTTTGGGAAAGGCAAATGAATTTGGATGATGATCAAGCATTGTTTGTCTCCAGATATTGTTCCAAATCAGTCTCACTCTCATCTAAGGAATACTTTGGATTGCAAGGGAACTCAATTTACTTCACTGATGATGCATACTATAAATTTGAGAAGAGAGAATATCCTGAAATGGGCATTTACCATTTTGATAACGGCAGGGTTGAACGATGCCTTCCAATGGATTTATATCCATTTGATAATTTGAGCATTTGGATCACACCCTCAATTTGA